In the genome of Candidatus Electrothrix rattekaaiensis, the window AAATATTTATACCACTTCTGTAGCAAAAAAGCTCTTACTTTTTTGCTCAACATCATACCTACTCCGACACGTGATTCCCTCTTGACAATCCCCTGCCCCTCCCTTACGCTGAATATTTCTTGTTTTCCCGCATCACGCTAGGGTGGTGCGAAATCCTTTCGCAAGGCACAGGCCTTGGCTGAAGCGCATCAGGACAGGGAAACGGAGGCTGTTGCTTGGAATAATCTGGGATTTAAGTATCTAATACGCTGTGAAACGGAGCAGGCAGAAGAGATGTTCAGGAAAGCCCTAGCAGGCCATGAGGCATTGGGTAACAAAGAAGGTATGGCAATAAGTTATCACGGGCTGGCCAATATGTATGAATTCTGCGACGACGTAGAGCAGGCGATAGCCTTATGGAAGAAGAGGAAGAAGAGCCTCAGCCTCTATAA includes:
- a CDS encoding tetratricopeptide repeat protein yields the protein MAEAHQDRETEAVAWNNLGFKYLIRCETEQAEEMFRKALAGHEALGNKEGMAISYHGLANMYEFCDDVEQAIALWKKRKKSLSLYKEVGHLHAERVQQFLDEYSEL